The following are from one region of the Silene latifolia isolate original U9 population chromosome 9, ASM4854445v1, whole genome shotgun sequence genome:
- the LOC141599538 gene encoding putative BOI-related E3 ubiquitin-protein ligase 3 — MVIQANIYPQNIELPISSQDYFSMANNFLINDNNNNNNFVQHECGFNDFNSQQKLVQQQQFQRQQQLLLQQQQQQRRQQQLYMVHPPNMKRENCFVPTQLSKKTKFSATLATPTTTATTASTTTSGSDNHFTMNFSQSLSLQLEKQRQEMDRYVELQNEWLKLALQEQRKQQLGAIIRKLEVKAVQLLKQKDDEIAEAAKKTMELEEVVRKMEIENQTWQRISAQNEAMVFSLKNTLEQLQQQQQQEVCSSSSSNNVNDVESCCKVSENKNEIEETGEITTRRKMAVCKVCNTRNASVLMLPCRHMCSCKVCDDLVNACPVCKSPKMASIDALIS; from the exons ATGGTAATTCAAGCAAATATATATCCACAAAATATTGAGTTGCCAATATCATCTCAAGATTATTTTTCCATGGCGAACAATTTCTTAataaacgacaacaacaacaacaataattttGTGCAGCATGAATGCGGGTTTAATGATTTTAATTCGCAACAGAAACttgttcaacaacaacaattccaacgacaacaacaattactactacaacaacaacaacagcagcgACGACAGCAACAACTGTATATGGTTCATCCTCCAAATATGAAACGGGAAAATTGTTTTGTGCCTACGCAACTGTCGAAAAAGACAAAATTTTCAGCCACCTTAGCAACGCCGACGACCACCGCAACAACTGCTAGTACAACGACTAGCGGGAGTGATAATCATTTTACGATGAATTTTTCGCAAAGTTTGTCTCTACAACTTGAGAAACAGAGGCAGGAGATGGACAGATATGTTGAATTACAG AATGAATGGTTGAAATTGGCATTGcaagaacaaaggaaacaacAATTAGGAGCAATAATTAGGAAATTAGAAGTAAAGGCAGTGCAATTATTAAAACAAAAGGATGATGAAATCGCGGAAGCGGCCAAGAAAACAATGGAATTAGAAGAAGTTGTAAGGAAAATGGAGATTGAAAACCAAACATGGCAAAGAATTTCCGCGCAAAATGAAGCAATGGTGTTTTCATTGAAAAATACTCTCGAAcaacttcaacaacaacaacaacaagaagttTGTTCGTCATCGTCTTCGAATAATGTGAATGATGTCGAATCATGTTGCAAAGTGTCTGAAAACAAGAATGAAATCGAAGAAACAGGGGAAATAACAACAAGAAGGAAAATGGCGGTTTGCAAAGTATGTAATACAAGGAATGCGAGCGTATTGATGTTGCCTTGCAGACATATGTGTAGTTGTAAAGTATGTGATGATCTTGTTAATGCTTGTCCTGTTTGTAAATCACCTAAGATGGCAAGCATTGATGCTCTTATTTCTTGA